A region of Streptosporangiales bacterium DNA encodes the following proteins:
- a CDS encoding IS3 family transposase — translation LDWCYGFYNHDRRHTAAGMMSPINYENAVPDREAA, via the coding sequence GCTGGACTGGTGCTACGGCTTCTACAACCACGACCGACGGCACACCGCCGCAGGCATGATGAGCCCGATCAACTACGAGAACGCCGTCCCCGACCGGGAAGCGGCATAA